In one Saimiri boliviensis isolate mSaiBol1 chromosome 21, mSaiBol1.pri, whole genome shotgun sequence genomic region, the following are encoded:
- the ARVCF gene encoding splicing regulator ARVCF isoform X11, translating to MPAELRQEQSPGSQASLATMPEAPDVLEETVTVEEDPGTPTSHVSVVTSEDGTTRRTETKVTKTVKTVTTRTVRQVPLGPDGLPLLDGGPPLGPFADGALDRHFLLRGGGPVATLSRAYLTSGGSFPEGPEPRDGPSYGSLSRGLGMRPPRAGPLGPGPGDGCFTLPGHREAFPVGPEPGPPGGRSLPERFQAEPYGLEDDTRSLAADDEGGPELEPDYGTATRRRPECGRGLHTRAYEDAADDGGELLDERPAFSAVTAPLAQPERGSLGSLDRLVRRSPSVDSARKEPRWRDPELPEVLAMLQHPVDPVKANAAAYLQHLCFENEGVKRRVRQLRGLPLLVALLDHPRAEVRRRACGALRNLSYGRDADNKAAIRDCGGVPALVRLLRAARDNEVRELVTGTLWNLSSYEPLKMAIIDHGLQTLTHEVIVPHSGWEREPNEDSKPRDAEWTTVFKNTSGCLRNVSSDGAEARRRLRECEGLVDALLHALQSAVGRKDTDNKSVENCVCIMRNLSYHVHKEVPGADRYQEAEPGPLGSAVGSQRRRRDDASCFGGKKAKGKKDVEMDRNFDTLDLPKRTEAARGFELLYQPEVVRLYLSLLTESRNFNTLEAAAGALQNLSAGNWMWATYIRATVRKERGLPVLVELLQSETDKVVRAVAIALRNLSLDRRNKDLIGSYAMAELVRNVRNAQSPPRPGARLEEDTVVAVLNTIHEIVSDSLDNARSLLQARGVPALVALVASSQSVREAKAASHVLQTVWSYKELRGTLQKDGWTKARFQSAATTAKGPKGAPSPGGFDDSTLPLVDKSLEGEKTGSREVIPMDALGPDGYSTVDRRERRPRGTCSAGEASEKEPLKGRGPASCS from the exons GAGCAGAGCCCAGGCAGCCAGGCGTCACTGGCCACGATGCCAGAGGCGCCTGATGTGCTGGAGGAGACCGTGACGGTGGAGGAGGACCCCGGCACACCCACTTCCCATGTGTCTGTTGTCACATCCGAAGATGGCACGACCCGGCGCACCGAGACCAAG GTCACCAAGACTGTCAAGACGGTGACTACTCGGACCGTACGCCAGGTGCCCCTGGGCCCGGATGGACTCCCCCTGCTGGATGGCGGCCCTCCACTAGGCCCCTTTGCCGATGGTGCCCTGGACCGGCATTTCCTGCTGCGTGGTGGTGGCCCAGTGGCCACACTTTCTCGAGCCTACCTCACCAGCGGGGGCAGCTTCCCCGAAGGCCCCGAGCCCCGGGACGGCCCCAGCTATGGCAGCCTGTCCCGAGGGCTGGGCATGCGGCCCCCACGTGCTGGCCCCCTTGGCCCAGGCCCTGGCGACGGCTGCTTCACACTGCCTGGCCACCGGGAGGCCTTCCCAGTGGGTCCTGAGCCTGGGCCACCGGGTGGCCGCTCCCTGCCCGAGCGCTTCCAGGCAGAGCCGTATGGCTTGGAGGATGACACGCGCAGCCTGGCCGCCGATGACGAGGGCGGCCCTGAGCTAGAGCCTGACTACGGGACAGCCACGAGGAGGAGGCCTGAGTGTGGGCGGGGCCTTCACACCAG GGCCTACGAGGACGCTGCAGATGATGGCGGCGAGCTGCTGGATGAGCGGCCTGCGTTCTCAGCAGTGACGGCGCCCCTGGCCCAGCCCGAACGGGGCAGCCTGGGCAGCCTGGATCGCCTGGTGCGGCGCTCGCCCTCAGTGGATAGTGCCCGCAAGGAGCCACGCTGGCGGGACCCTGAGCTGCCCGAGGTGCTGGCCATGCTGCAGCACCCCGTGGACCCCGTGAAGGCCAACGCGGCTGCCTACCTGCAGCACCTGTGCTTTGAGAACGAGGGCGTCAAGCGGCGCGTGCGGCAGCTGCGGGGGCTGCCGCTGCTCGTGGCACTGCTGGACCACCCGCGGGCCGAGGTGCGGCGCCGGGCCTGCGGGGCGCTGCGCAACCTCTCCTATGGCCGCGACGCTGACAACAAAGCCGCCATCCGGGACTGCGGTGGTGTGCCTGCCCTGGTGCGCCTGTTGCGGGCCGCCCGGGACAACGAGGTCCGCGAGCTTGTCACTG GCACGCTGTGGAACCTGTCGTCCTATGAGCCCCTGAAGATGGCCATCATTGACCATGGCCTACAGACGCTGACCCACGAGGTCATTGTGCCCCACTCAGGGTGGGAGCGTGAGCCCAACGAGGACTCCAAGCCACGGGATGCCGAGTGGACAACTGTCTTCAAGAACACGTCGGGCTGCCTGAG GAATGTGAGTTCCGACGGTGCCGAGGCCCGGCGGCGACTCCGGGAGTGTGAAGGGCTGGTGGATGCGCTCCTGCATGCTCTGCAGTCAGCAGTGGGCCGGAAGGACACGGACAATAAG TCGGTGGAGAACTGCGTGTGCATCATGCGGAATCTGTCCTACCACGTGCACAAGGAGGTGCCCGGGGCCGACAGATACCAGGAGGCCGAGCCTGGGCCCCTGGGCAGTGCTGTAGGCTCCCAGCGCCGAAGGCGGGATGATGCCAGCTGCTTTGGTGGCAAGAAGGCCAAAG GAAAAAAGGATGTCGAGATGGACCGGAACTTTGACACGCTGGACCTGCCCAAGCGAACTGAGGCTGCCAGAG GCTTTGAGCTGCTGTACCAGCCCGAGGTGGTACGTCTCTACCTCTCCCTCCTCACGGAGAGCCGGAACTTCAACACCCTGGAGGCTGCCGCCGGTGCCCTGCAGAACCTCAGTGCTGGCAACTGGATG TGGGCTACGTACATCCGCGCCACCGTGCGCAAAGAGCGCGGGCTGCCGGTGCTGGTGGAACTGCTGCAGTCTGAGACCGACAAGGTGGTGCGCGCGGTCGCCATCGCCCTGCGCAACCTCTCGCTGGACCGGCGTAACAAAGACCTCATCG GGAGCTACGCCATGGCCGAGCTGGTGCGGAACGTGCGCAACGCACAGTCTCCGCCGCGACCAGGGGCCCGCCTGGAGGAGGACACCGTGGTGGCCGTGCTCAACACCATCCACGAAATCGTGTCCGACAGCCTAGATAACGCCCGCTCGCTCCTGCAGGCACGCGGGGTGCCCGCGTTGGTGGCTCTCGTCGCCTCCAG CCAATCGGTACGGGAGGCGAAGGCCGCGTCGCACGTGCTGCAGACAGTGTGGAGCTACAAGGAGCTGCGTGGTACCCTGCAGAAAGATGGCTGGACCAAGGCGCGTTTCCAG TCAGCTGCTACTACTGCCAAGGGGCCTAAGGGTGCACCGAGTCCTGGGGGGTTTGACGACAGCACGCTGCCACTGGTGGATAAGAGCCTCG AGGGCGAGAAAACTGGCAGCCGGGAAGTTATCCCCATGGACGCACTGGGCCCAG ATGGGTACTCCACAGTGGACCGGAGGGAGCG
- the ARVCF gene encoding splicing regulator ARVCF isoform X2 → MRSQLGVVGVVPPTSGRHPAGRSHWCLLGPGGTCGSWALQLVGAGVALDFTPRVCGLICQLSLRKHRMGASPRVPPEWGAGAGLAPRCPEGKNSLLSLPAWAKTGPGMGGFRTRRKVPWCAGQHEPRHSCCVRGPAWQGQLSSRPAHQCPSSPQEQSPGSQASLATMPEAPDVLEETVTVEEDPGTPTSHVSVVTSEDGTTRRTETKVTKTVKTVTTRTVRQVPLGPDGLPLLDGGPPLGPFADGALDRHFLLRGGGPVATLSRAYLTSGGSFPEGPEPRDGPSYGSLSRGLGMRPPRAGPLGPGPGDGCFTLPGHREAFPVGPEPGPPGGRSLPERFQAEPYGLEDDTRSLAADDEGGPELEPDYGTATRRRPECGRGLHTRAYEDAADDGGELLDERPAFSAVTAPLAQPERGSLGSLDRLVRRSPSVDSARKEPRWRDPELPEVLAMLQHPVDPVKANAAAYLQHLCFENEGVKRRVRQLRGLPLLVALLDHPRAEVRRRACGALRNLSYGRDADNKAAIRDCGGVPALVRLLRAARDNEVRELVTGTLWNLSSYEPLKMAIIDHGLQTLTHEVIVPHSGWEREPNEDSKPRDAEWTTVFKNTSGCLRNVSSDGAEARRRLRECEGLVDALLHALQSAVGRKDTDNKSVENCVCIMRNLSYHVHKEVPGADRYQEAEPGPLGSAVGSQRRRRDDASCFGGKKAKGKKDVEMDRNFDTLDLPKRTEAARGFELLYQPEVVRLYLSLLTESRNFNTLEAAAGALQNLSAGNWMWATYIRATVRKERGLPVLVELLQSETDKVVRAVAIALRNLSLDRRNKDLIGSYAMAELVRNVRNAQSPPRPGARLEEDTVVAVLNTIHEIVSDSLDNARSLLQARGVPALVALVASSQSVREAKAASHVLQTVWSYKELRGTLQKDGWTKARFQSAATTAKGPKGAPSPGGFDDSTLPLVDKSLEGEKTGSREVIPMDALGPDGYSTVDRRERRPRGTCSAGEASEKEPLKLDPSRKAPPPGPSRPTVRLVDAVGDAKPQPVDSWV, encoded by the exons ATGAGGTCCCAGCTAGGAGTGGTAGGTGTAGTCCCACCTACATCAGGACGGCATCCTGCAGGTAGGTCTCACTGGTGCCTTCTGGGGCCTGGAGGAACCTGTGGTAGCTGGGCCTTGCAACTTGTTGGAGCGGGGGTGGCTCTAGACTTCACCCCCAGGGTCTGTGGCCTTATCTGCCAACTCAGCCTGAGGAAGCATAGGATGGGGGCCAGCCCCAGAGTCCCCCCAGAATGGGGTGCCGGGGCAGGCTTAGCACCTCGATGTCCAGAGGGCAAAAACTCGTTGCTGTCCTTGCCAGCTTGGGCCAAGACAGGCCCTGGGATGGGTGGGTTCAGGACCAGGAGGAAGGTACCCTGGTGTGCTGGCCAGCATGAGCCGAGGCATAGCTGCTGTGTGCGGGGGCCTGCATGGCAGGGACAGCTGAGCAGCAGGCCTGCCCACCAGTGCCCCTCCTCACCCCAGGAGCAGAGCCCAGGCAGCCAGGCGTCACTGGCCACGATGCCAGAGGCGCCTGATGTGCTGGAGGAGACCGTGACGGTGGAGGAGGACCCCGGCACACCCACTTCCCATGTGTCTGTTGTCACATCCGAAGATGGCACGACCCGGCGCACCGAGACCAAG GTCACCAAGACTGTCAAGACGGTGACTACTCGGACCGTACGCCAGGTGCCCCTGGGCCCGGATGGACTCCCCCTGCTGGATGGCGGCCCTCCACTAGGCCCCTTTGCCGATGGTGCCCTGGACCGGCATTTCCTGCTGCGTGGTGGTGGCCCAGTGGCCACACTTTCTCGAGCCTACCTCACCAGCGGGGGCAGCTTCCCCGAAGGCCCCGAGCCCCGGGACGGCCCCAGCTATGGCAGCCTGTCCCGAGGGCTGGGCATGCGGCCCCCACGTGCTGGCCCCCTTGGCCCAGGCCCTGGCGACGGCTGCTTCACACTGCCTGGCCACCGGGAGGCCTTCCCAGTGGGTCCTGAGCCTGGGCCACCGGGTGGCCGCTCCCTGCCCGAGCGCTTCCAGGCAGAGCCGTATGGCTTGGAGGATGACACGCGCAGCCTGGCCGCCGATGACGAGGGCGGCCCTGAGCTAGAGCCTGACTACGGGACAGCCACGAGGAGGAGGCCTGAGTGTGGGCGGGGCCTTCACACCAG GGCCTACGAGGACGCTGCAGATGATGGCGGCGAGCTGCTGGATGAGCGGCCTGCGTTCTCAGCAGTGACGGCGCCCCTGGCCCAGCCCGAACGGGGCAGCCTGGGCAGCCTGGATCGCCTGGTGCGGCGCTCGCCCTCAGTGGATAGTGCCCGCAAGGAGCCACGCTGGCGGGACCCTGAGCTGCCCGAGGTGCTGGCCATGCTGCAGCACCCCGTGGACCCCGTGAAGGCCAACGCGGCTGCCTACCTGCAGCACCTGTGCTTTGAGAACGAGGGCGTCAAGCGGCGCGTGCGGCAGCTGCGGGGGCTGCCGCTGCTCGTGGCACTGCTGGACCACCCGCGGGCCGAGGTGCGGCGCCGGGCCTGCGGGGCGCTGCGCAACCTCTCCTATGGCCGCGACGCTGACAACAAAGCCGCCATCCGGGACTGCGGTGGTGTGCCTGCCCTGGTGCGCCTGTTGCGGGCCGCCCGGGACAACGAGGTCCGCGAGCTTGTCACTG GCACGCTGTGGAACCTGTCGTCCTATGAGCCCCTGAAGATGGCCATCATTGACCATGGCCTACAGACGCTGACCCACGAGGTCATTGTGCCCCACTCAGGGTGGGAGCGTGAGCCCAACGAGGACTCCAAGCCACGGGATGCCGAGTGGACAACTGTCTTCAAGAACACGTCGGGCTGCCTGAG GAATGTGAGTTCCGACGGTGCCGAGGCCCGGCGGCGACTCCGGGAGTGTGAAGGGCTGGTGGATGCGCTCCTGCATGCTCTGCAGTCAGCAGTGGGCCGGAAGGACACGGACAATAAG TCGGTGGAGAACTGCGTGTGCATCATGCGGAATCTGTCCTACCACGTGCACAAGGAGGTGCCCGGGGCCGACAGATACCAGGAGGCCGAGCCTGGGCCCCTGGGCAGTGCTGTAGGCTCCCAGCGCCGAAGGCGGGATGATGCCAGCTGCTTTGGTGGCAAGAAGGCCAAAG GAAAAAAGGATGTCGAGATGGACCGGAACTTTGACACGCTGGACCTGCCCAAGCGAACTGAGGCTGCCAGAG GCTTTGAGCTGCTGTACCAGCCCGAGGTGGTACGTCTCTACCTCTCCCTCCTCACGGAGAGCCGGAACTTCAACACCCTGGAGGCTGCCGCCGGTGCCCTGCAGAACCTCAGTGCTGGCAACTGGATG TGGGCTACGTACATCCGCGCCACCGTGCGCAAAGAGCGCGGGCTGCCGGTGCTGGTGGAACTGCTGCAGTCTGAGACCGACAAGGTGGTGCGCGCGGTCGCCATCGCCCTGCGCAACCTCTCGCTGGACCGGCGTAACAAAGACCTCATCG GGAGCTACGCCATGGCCGAGCTGGTGCGGAACGTGCGCAACGCACAGTCTCCGCCGCGACCAGGGGCCCGCCTGGAGGAGGACACCGTGGTGGCCGTGCTCAACACCATCCACGAAATCGTGTCCGACAGCCTAGATAACGCCCGCTCGCTCCTGCAGGCACGCGGGGTGCCCGCGTTGGTGGCTCTCGTCGCCTCCAG CCAATCGGTACGGGAGGCGAAGGCCGCGTCGCACGTGCTGCAGACAGTGTGGAGCTACAAGGAGCTGCGTGGTACCCTGCAGAAAGATGGCTGGACCAAGGCGCGTTTCCAG TCAGCTGCTACTACTGCCAAGGGGCCTAAGGGTGCACCGAGTCCTGGGGGGTTTGACGACAGCACGCTGCCACTGGTGGATAAGAGCCTCG AGGGCGAGAAAACTGGCAGCCGGGAAGTTATCCCCATGGACGCACTGGGCCCAG ATGGGTACTCCACAGTGGACCGGAGGGAGCG
- the ARVCF gene encoding splicing regulator ARVCF isoform X12 — protein MPAELRQEQSPGSQASLATMPEAPDVLEETVTVEEDPGTPTSHVSVVTSEDGTTRRTETKVTKTVKTVTTRTVRQVPLGPDGLPLLDGGPPLGPFADGALDRHFLLRGGGPVATLSRAYLTSGGSFPEGPEPRDGPSYGSLSRGLGMRPPRAGPLGPGPGDGCFTLPGHREAFPVGPEPGPPGGRSLPERFQAEPYGLEDDTRSLAADDEGGPELEPDYGTATRRRPECGRGLHTRAYEDAADDGGELLDERPAFSAVTAPLAQPERGSLGSLDRLVRRSPSVDSARKEPRWRDPELPEVLAMLQHPVDPVKANAAAYLQHLCFENEGVKRRVRQLRGLPLLVALLDHPRAEVRRRACGALRNLSYGRDADNKAAIRDCGGVPALVRLLRAARDNEVRELVTGTLWNLSSYEPLKMAIIDHGLQTLTHEVIVPHSGWEREPNEDSKPRDAEWTTVFKNTSGCLRNVSSDGAEARRRLRECEGLVDALLHALQSAVGRKDTDNKSVENCVCIMRNLSYHVHKEVPGADRYQEAEPGPLGSAVGSQRRRRDDASCFGGKKAKEEWFHQGKKDVEMDRNFDTLDLPKRTEAARGFELLYQPEVVRLYLSLLTESRNFNTLEAAAGALQNLSAGNWMWATYIRATVRKERGLPVLVELLQSETDKVVRAVAIALRNLSLDRRNKDLIGSYAMAELVRNVRNAQSPPRPGARLEEDTVVAVLNTIHEIVSDSLDNARSLLQARGVPALVALVASSQSVREAKAASHVLQTVWSYKELRGTLQKDGWTKARFQSAATTAKGPKGAPSPGGFDDSTLPLVDKSLEGEKTGSREVIPMDALGPDGYSTVDRRERRPRGTCSAGEASEKEPLKLDPSRKAPPPGPSRPTVRLVDAVGDAKPQPVDSWV, from the exons GAGCAGAGCCCAGGCAGCCAGGCGTCACTGGCCACGATGCCAGAGGCGCCTGATGTGCTGGAGGAGACCGTGACGGTGGAGGAGGACCCCGGCACACCCACTTCCCATGTGTCTGTTGTCACATCCGAAGATGGCACGACCCGGCGCACCGAGACCAAG GTCACCAAGACTGTCAAGACGGTGACTACTCGGACCGTACGCCAGGTGCCCCTGGGCCCGGATGGACTCCCCCTGCTGGATGGCGGCCCTCCACTAGGCCCCTTTGCCGATGGTGCCCTGGACCGGCATTTCCTGCTGCGTGGTGGTGGCCCAGTGGCCACACTTTCTCGAGCCTACCTCACCAGCGGGGGCAGCTTCCCCGAAGGCCCCGAGCCCCGGGACGGCCCCAGCTATGGCAGCCTGTCCCGAGGGCTGGGCATGCGGCCCCCACGTGCTGGCCCCCTTGGCCCAGGCCCTGGCGACGGCTGCTTCACACTGCCTGGCCACCGGGAGGCCTTCCCAGTGGGTCCTGAGCCTGGGCCACCGGGTGGCCGCTCCCTGCCCGAGCGCTTCCAGGCAGAGCCGTATGGCTTGGAGGATGACACGCGCAGCCTGGCCGCCGATGACGAGGGCGGCCCTGAGCTAGAGCCTGACTACGGGACAGCCACGAGGAGGAGGCCTGAGTGTGGGCGGGGCCTTCACACCAG GGCCTACGAGGACGCTGCAGATGATGGCGGCGAGCTGCTGGATGAGCGGCCTGCGTTCTCAGCAGTGACGGCGCCCCTGGCCCAGCCCGAACGGGGCAGCCTGGGCAGCCTGGATCGCCTGGTGCGGCGCTCGCCCTCAGTGGATAGTGCCCGCAAGGAGCCACGCTGGCGGGACCCTGAGCTGCCCGAGGTGCTGGCCATGCTGCAGCACCCCGTGGACCCCGTGAAGGCCAACGCGGCTGCCTACCTGCAGCACCTGTGCTTTGAGAACGAGGGCGTCAAGCGGCGCGTGCGGCAGCTGCGGGGGCTGCCGCTGCTCGTGGCACTGCTGGACCACCCGCGGGCCGAGGTGCGGCGCCGGGCCTGCGGGGCGCTGCGCAACCTCTCCTATGGCCGCGACGCTGACAACAAAGCCGCCATCCGGGACTGCGGTGGTGTGCCTGCCCTGGTGCGCCTGTTGCGGGCCGCCCGGGACAACGAGGTCCGCGAGCTTGTCACTG GCACGCTGTGGAACCTGTCGTCCTATGAGCCCCTGAAGATGGCCATCATTGACCATGGCCTACAGACGCTGACCCACGAGGTCATTGTGCCCCACTCAGGGTGGGAGCGTGAGCCCAACGAGGACTCCAAGCCACGGGATGCCGAGTGGACAACTGTCTTCAAGAACACGTCGGGCTGCCTGAG GAATGTGAGTTCCGACGGTGCCGAGGCCCGGCGGCGACTCCGGGAGTGTGAAGGGCTGGTGGATGCGCTCCTGCATGCTCTGCAGTCAGCAGTGGGCCGGAAGGACACGGACAATAAG TCGGTGGAGAACTGCGTGTGCATCATGCGGAATCTGTCCTACCACGTGCACAAGGAGGTGCCCGGGGCCGACAGATACCAGGAGGCCGAGCCTGGGCCCCTGGGCAGTGCTGTAGGCTCCCAGCGCCGAAGGCGGGATGATGCCAGCTGCTTTGGTGGCAAGAAGGCCAAAG AGGAGTGGTTCCATCAAG GAAAAAAGGATGTCGAGATGGACCGGAACTTTGACACGCTGGACCTGCCCAAGCGAACTGAGGCTGCCAGAG GCTTTGAGCTGCTGTACCAGCCCGAGGTGGTACGTCTCTACCTCTCCCTCCTCACGGAGAGCCGGAACTTCAACACCCTGGAGGCTGCCGCCGGTGCCCTGCAGAACCTCAGTGCTGGCAACTGGATG TGGGCTACGTACATCCGCGCCACCGTGCGCAAAGAGCGCGGGCTGCCGGTGCTGGTGGAACTGCTGCAGTCTGAGACCGACAAGGTGGTGCGCGCGGTCGCCATCGCCCTGCGCAACCTCTCGCTGGACCGGCGTAACAAAGACCTCATCG GGAGCTACGCCATGGCCGAGCTGGTGCGGAACGTGCGCAACGCACAGTCTCCGCCGCGACCAGGGGCCCGCCTGGAGGAGGACACCGTGGTGGCCGTGCTCAACACCATCCACGAAATCGTGTCCGACAGCCTAGATAACGCCCGCTCGCTCCTGCAGGCACGCGGGGTGCCCGCGTTGGTGGCTCTCGTCGCCTCCAG CCAATCGGTACGGGAGGCGAAGGCCGCGTCGCACGTGCTGCAGACAGTGTGGAGCTACAAGGAGCTGCGTGGTACCCTGCAGAAAGATGGCTGGACCAAGGCGCGTTTCCAG TCAGCTGCTACTACTGCCAAGGGGCCTAAGGGTGCACCGAGTCCTGGGGGGTTTGACGACAGCACGCTGCCACTGGTGGATAAGAGCCTCG AGGGCGAGAAAACTGGCAGCCGGGAAGTTATCCCCATGGACGCACTGGGCCCAG ATGGGTACTCCACAGTGGACCGGAGGGAGCG
- the ARVCF gene encoding splicing regulator ARVCF isoform X3 — MRSQLGVVGVVPPTSGRHPAGRSHWCLLGPGGTCGSWALQLVGAGVALDFTPRVCGLICQLSLRKHRMGASPRVPPEWGAGAGLAPRCPEGKNSLLSLPAWAKTGPGMGGFRTRRKVPWCAGQHEPRHSCCVRGPAWQGQLSSRPAHQCPSSPQEQSPGSQASLATMPEAPDVLEETVTVEEDPGTPTSHVSVVTSEDGTTRRTETKVTKTVKTVTTRTVRQVPLGPDGLPLLDGGPPLGPFADGALDRHFLLRGGGPVATLSRAYLTSGGSFPEGPEPRDGPSYGSLSRGLGMRPPRAGPLGPGPGDGCFTLPGHREAFPVGPEPGPPGGRSLPERFQAEPYGLEDDTRSLAADDEGGPELEPDYGTATRRRPECGRGLHTRAYEDAADDGGELLDERPAFSAVTAPLAQPERGSLGSLDRLVRRSPSVDSARKEPRWRDPELPEVLAMLQHPVDPVKANAAAYLQHLCFENEGVKRRVRQLRGLPLLVALLDHPRAEVRRRACGALRNLSYGRDADNKAAIRDCGGVPALVRLLRAARDNEVRELVTGTLWNLSSYEPLKMAIIDHGLQTLTHEVIVPHSGWEREPNEDSKPRDAEWTTVFKNTSGCLRNVSSDGAEARRRLRECEGLVDALLHALQSAVGRKDTDNKSVENCVCIMRNLSYHVHKEVPGADRYQEAEPGPLGSAVGSQRRRRDDASCFGGKKAKEEWFHQGKKDVEMDRNFDTLDLPKRTEAARGFELLYQPEVVRLYLSLLTESRNFNTLEAAAGALQNLSAGNWMWATYIRATVRKERGLPVLVELLQSETDKVVRAVAIALRNLSLDRRNKDLIGSYAMAELVRNVRNAQSPPRPGARLEEDTVVAVLNTIHEIVSDSLDNARSLLQARGVPALVALVASSQSVREAKAASHVLQTVWSYKELRGTLQKDGWTKARFQSAATTAKGPKGAPSPGGFDDSTLPLVDKSLEGEKTGSREVIPMDALGPDGYSTVDRRERRPRGTCSAGEASEKEPLKGRGPASCS, encoded by the exons ATGAGGTCCCAGCTAGGAGTGGTAGGTGTAGTCCCACCTACATCAGGACGGCATCCTGCAGGTAGGTCTCACTGGTGCCTTCTGGGGCCTGGAGGAACCTGTGGTAGCTGGGCCTTGCAACTTGTTGGAGCGGGGGTGGCTCTAGACTTCACCCCCAGGGTCTGTGGCCTTATCTGCCAACTCAGCCTGAGGAAGCATAGGATGGGGGCCAGCCCCAGAGTCCCCCCAGAATGGGGTGCCGGGGCAGGCTTAGCACCTCGATGTCCAGAGGGCAAAAACTCGTTGCTGTCCTTGCCAGCTTGGGCCAAGACAGGCCCTGGGATGGGTGGGTTCAGGACCAGGAGGAAGGTACCCTGGTGTGCTGGCCAGCATGAGCCGAGGCATAGCTGCTGTGTGCGGGGGCCTGCATGGCAGGGACAGCTGAGCAGCAGGCCTGCCCACCAGTGCCCCTCCTCACCCCAGGAGCAGAGCCCAGGCAGCCAGGCGTCACTGGCCACGATGCCAGAGGCGCCTGATGTGCTGGAGGAGACCGTGACGGTGGAGGAGGACCCCGGCACACCCACTTCCCATGTGTCTGTTGTCACATCCGAAGATGGCACGACCCGGCGCACCGAGACCAAG GTCACCAAGACTGTCAAGACGGTGACTACTCGGACCGTACGCCAGGTGCCCCTGGGCCCGGATGGACTCCCCCTGCTGGATGGCGGCCCTCCACTAGGCCCCTTTGCCGATGGTGCCCTGGACCGGCATTTCCTGCTGCGTGGTGGTGGCCCAGTGGCCACACTTTCTCGAGCCTACCTCACCAGCGGGGGCAGCTTCCCCGAAGGCCCCGAGCCCCGGGACGGCCCCAGCTATGGCAGCCTGTCCCGAGGGCTGGGCATGCGGCCCCCACGTGCTGGCCCCCTTGGCCCAGGCCCTGGCGACGGCTGCTTCACACTGCCTGGCCACCGGGAGGCCTTCCCAGTGGGTCCTGAGCCTGGGCCACCGGGTGGCCGCTCCCTGCCCGAGCGCTTCCAGGCAGAGCCGTATGGCTTGGAGGATGACACGCGCAGCCTGGCCGCCGATGACGAGGGCGGCCCTGAGCTAGAGCCTGACTACGGGACAGCCACGAGGAGGAGGCCTGAGTGTGGGCGGGGCCTTCACACCAG GGCCTACGAGGACGCTGCAGATGATGGCGGCGAGCTGCTGGATGAGCGGCCTGCGTTCTCAGCAGTGACGGCGCCCCTGGCCCAGCCCGAACGGGGCAGCCTGGGCAGCCTGGATCGCCTGGTGCGGCGCTCGCCCTCAGTGGATAGTGCCCGCAAGGAGCCACGCTGGCGGGACCCTGAGCTGCCCGAGGTGCTGGCCATGCTGCAGCACCCCGTGGACCCCGTGAAGGCCAACGCGGCTGCCTACCTGCAGCACCTGTGCTTTGAGAACGAGGGCGTCAAGCGGCGCGTGCGGCAGCTGCGGGGGCTGCCGCTGCTCGTGGCACTGCTGGACCACCCGCGGGCCGAGGTGCGGCGCCGGGCCTGCGGGGCGCTGCGCAACCTCTCCTATGGCCGCGACGCTGACAACAAAGCCGCCATCCGGGACTGCGGTGGTGTGCCTGCCCTGGTGCGCCTGTTGCGGGCCGCCCGGGACAACGAGGTCCGCGAGCTTGTCACTG GCACGCTGTGGAACCTGTCGTCCTATGAGCCCCTGAAGATGGCCATCATTGACCATGGCCTACAGACGCTGACCCACGAGGTCATTGTGCCCCACTCAGGGTGGGAGCGTGAGCCCAACGAGGACTCCAAGCCACGGGATGCCGAGTGGACAACTGTCTTCAAGAACACGTCGGGCTGCCTGAG GAATGTGAGTTCCGACGGTGCCGAGGCCCGGCGGCGACTCCGGGAGTGTGAAGGGCTGGTGGATGCGCTCCTGCATGCTCTGCAGTCAGCAGTGGGCCGGAAGGACACGGACAATAAG TCGGTGGAGAACTGCGTGTGCATCATGCGGAATCTGTCCTACCACGTGCACAAGGAGGTGCCCGGGGCCGACAGATACCAGGAGGCCGAGCCTGGGCCCCTGGGCAGTGCTGTAGGCTCCCAGCGCCGAAGGCGGGATGATGCCAGCTGCTTTGGTGGCAAGAAGGCCAAAG AGGAGTGGTTCCATCAAG GAAAAAAGGATGTCGAGATGGACCGGAACTTTGACACGCTGGACCTGCCCAAGCGAACTGAGGCTGCCAGAG GCTTTGAGCTGCTGTACCAGCCCGAGGTGGTACGTCTCTACCTCTCCCTCCTCACGGAGAGCCGGAACTTCAACACCCTGGAGGCTGCCGCCGGTGCCCTGCAGAACCTCAGTGCTGGCAACTGGATG TGGGCTACGTACATCCGCGCCACCGTGCGCAAAGAGCGCGGGCTGCCGGTGCTGGTGGAACTGCTGCAGTCTGAGACCGACAAGGTGGTGCGCGCGGTCGCCATCGCCCTGCGCAACCTCTCGCTGGACCGGCGTAACAAAGACCTCATCG GGAGCTACGCCATGGCCGAGCTGGTGCGGAACGTGCGCAACGCACAGTCTCCGCCGCGACCAGGGGCCCGCCTGGAGGAGGACACCGTGGTGGCCGTGCTCAACACCATCCACGAAATCGTGTCCGACAGCCTAGATAACGCCCGCTCGCTCCTGCAGGCACGCGGGGTGCCCGCGTTGGTGGCTCTCGTCGCCTCCAG CCAATCGGTACGGGAGGCGAAGGCCGCGTCGCACGTGCTGCAGACAGTGTGGAGCTACAAGGAGCTGCGTGGTACCCTGCAGAAAGATGGCTGGACCAAGGCGCGTTTCCAG TCAGCTGCTACTACTGCCAAGGGGCCTAAGGGTGCACCGAGTCCTGGGGGGTTTGACGACAGCACGCTGCCACTGGTGGATAAGAGCCTCG AGGGCGAGAAAACTGGCAGCCGGGAAGTTATCCCCATGGACGCACTGGGCCCAG ATGGGTACTCCACAGTGGACCGGAGGGAGCG